In Marixanthomonas ophiurae, one genomic interval encodes:
- a CDS encoding DUF3810 domain-containing protein has product MQKKRTQLILTLLLLVQIFALQLLKYFPEFVEKYYSLGVYPIITKASRYLFGWVPFSVGDLFYVLISIVAIRWLFLNFKRIWKQPLGFFLDITAAISVVYFMFHILWGFNYYRLPLHKSIGIEADYTTEELIETTQRLIAKSNQMHRQLGYADSVKIDLPFTQQEVFDISDKGYKNLEGQFPKLEYSPKSIKKSGWSLGLTYMGYSGYLNPFSGEAQVNNLIKTYKFPVVSCHEQAHQIGYAAENEANFIATLATLNSDDKFIQYSGYIFALRYCVNEIARRDIDTYHQLLTTINPGILASYKEMRDFWANYENPFEVFSKHFYNYFLKANNQSKGIMSYNYMVALVVNYFEDKPF; this is encoded by the coding sequence AAATATTTCCCTGAATTTGTAGAAAAATATTACAGTTTAGGTGTCTACCCAATCATTACCAAAGCTTCTCGATATTTATTTGGTTGGGTTCCTTTTTCGGTTGGCGATTTGTTTTATGTATTAATTTCAATTGTAGCCATACGTTGGCTTTTTCTAAATTTTAAAAGAATTTGGAAGCAGCCTCTTGGTTTCTTTCTGGATATTACCGCAGCTATTTCGGTGGTGTATTTTATGTTCCATATACTTTGGGGCTTTAATTATTACCGCCTGCCACTTCATAAATCCATCGGTATTGAAGCTGATTATACTACGGAAGAACTTATTGAAACCACCCAACGCTTAATTGCAAAATCGAACCAAATGCATCGACAGCTAGGTTATGCAGACAGTGTAAAAATCGATTTACCATTTACACAACAAGAAGTTTTTGATATTTCAGACAAAGGGTATAAGAACTTGGAGGGTCAATTTCCGAAGTTAGAATATTCCCCAAAAAGCATTAAAAAAAGCGGCTGGAGCTTAGGATTAACCTATATGGGATATAGTGGTTATTTAAACCCATTTTCAGGCGAAGCACAAGTAAACAACTTAATTAAAACCTATAAATTTCCAGTAGTGAGTTGCCACGAACAGGCTCATCAAATTGGATATGCGGCTGAAAACGAAGCTAATTTTATCGCAACCTTAGCTACCTTAAACAGTGATGATAAATTTATACAATATTCCGGCTATATTTTTGCCCTTCGCTATTGTGTGAATGAAATTGCTCGTAGAGATATAGATACCTATCATCAATTATTAACGACCATTAATCCCGGTATTTTGGCCAGCTACAAAGAAATGCGTGACTTTTGGGCCAATTATGAAAACCCGTTTGAAGTATTTTCAAAACATTTTTACAATTACTTTTTGAAAGCTAATAACCAATCAAAAGGAATTATGAGCTACAACTATATGGTAGCTTTGGTTGTTAATTATTTTGAGGACAAGCCGTTTTAA